The following are from one region of the Hymenobacter sp. YIM 151858-1 genome:
- a CDS encoding sensor histidine kinase, whose amino-acid sequence MLPIYDQKSRIKLLIVVMALVIGAVTVVYTNLLVRRLSEREQQQIDLYAKALRFVINSESDDTNIQFASTEIIEANKTIPVIWADAEGTVLDYRNLDVPARLNEADREQLLHREIEEMRSQHPPIVVELGAGLRNYIYYKDSVILSQLRTYPLVQLAVIASLAVVAYFAFSYSRRAEQNRVWVGLAKETAHQLGTPLSSLMAWQSYMKDSPRFEGEPVVEELAKDIRRLEIITERFSNIGSVPVLKDEDIYQVAERAVDYLKVRVSRKVVFKVESLLPPGATARVNVPLLEWVIENVCKNAVDAMDGRGSITLVLRHGGRNHKQIALDITDTGKGIPKSKFETVFLPGYTTKKRGWGLGLALAKRIIENYHKGRLYVRWSEVGKGTTFRVLLNA is encoded by the coding sequence GTGCTCCCCATCTACGACCAAAAATCTCGGATTAAACTGCTCATCGTGGTGATGGCGCTGGTAATCGGCGCCGTTACGGTGGTGTACACCAACTTGCTGGTACGCCGCCTGTCGGAGCGCGAGCAGCAGCAGATCGACTTGTATGCCAAGGCCTTGCGCTTTGTTATCAACTCCGAGTCCGACGATACCAACATTCAGTTCGCCTCCACCGAAATCATCGAGGCCAACAAAACCATTCCGGTAATCTGGGCCGATGCCGAGGGCACCGTGCTCGACTACCGCAACCTCGATGTGCCCGCCCGCCTCAACGAAGCCGACCGCGAGCAGCTGCTGCACCGCGAAATCGAGGAAATGCGCAGCCAGCACCCGCCCATTGTGGTGGAGCTGGGTGCGGGCCTGCGCAACTACATTTATTACAAAGACTCGGTGATTCTGAGCCAGCTCCGCACGTACCCGCTGGTGCAGCTGGCCGTAATTGCCTCGCTGGCGGTGGTGGCGTACTTCGCCTTCAGCTACTCGCGGCGGGCCGAGCAAAACCGCGTGTGGGTGGGCCTGGCCAAAGAAACCGCGCACCAGCTGGGTACCCCACTCAGCAGCCTGATGGCCTGGCAGAGTTACATGAAGGATTCGCCTAGGTTCGAGGGCGAGCCGGTGGTGGAGGAGCTGGCCAAGGACATCCGCCGGCTCGAAATTATTACGGAGCGTTTCTCCAACATCGGCTCCGTGCCGGTGCTCAAGGACGAGGACATTTACCAGGTGGCCGAGCGCGCCGTGGATTACCTAAAGGTGCGCGTGTCGCGCAAGGTGGTGTTTAAGGTAGAAAGCCTGCTGCCGCCCGGCGCCACGGCCCGCGTGAACGTGCCCCTGCTGGAATGGGTAATCGAGAACGTGTGCAAAAACGCCGTCGATGCCATGGATGGGCGCGGCTCCATTACGCTGGTACTGCGCCACGGCGGCCGCAACCACAAGCAAATTGCCCTCGATATTACTGATACGGGCAAAGGCATTCCCAAAAGCAAGTTCGAAACGGTGTTTTTGCCGGGCTACACCACCAAAAAGCGCGGCTGGGGCCTCGGGCTGGCGTTGGCCAAGCGCATCATCGAGAACTACCACAAAGGCCGGCTGTACGTGCGCTGGTCGGAGGTGGGCAAAGGCACCACGTTCCGGGTGTTGCTGAACGCCTAG
- the hemA gene encoding glutamyl-tRNA reductase yields the protein MTHPFKAVGLSYKTAPLAIRELIALDEPACRRFLDTLHQELGLSDLLVLSTCNRTEIYYAADRDQSPAIIEALGNLKGVADMGAYYEYFNLYNTADEAAQHLFEVAMGLDAQVVGDLQIANQVKTAYQWSADADAAGPFLHRIMHSVFFTNKRVQQETSFRDGAASTSYAAVELVEELTTDFASPRVLVVGLGEIGADVCRHLTNNKSFADVTICNRTRAKAELLAEECEGLKVIDFENLAEALQEADVVISSIARDTPYFTAEMVSRLEVLSYKFFIDLSVPRSIEPEVEEVPGILLYNIDAIQGRASEALNRRLAAVPQVRAIIADSIAGLDEWSREMMVSPVIQKIKGALEQLRQEELDRYQKKVSAEEAKRLDDVTKSLMQKILKQHVLQLKAACKRDDADQMIDVLNDLFDLERQQATA from the coding sequence ATGACCCACCCGTTTAAGGCCGTAGGGCTATCCTATAAAACCGCACCGCTCGCCATTCGCGAGCTGATTGCGTTGGATGAACCGGCCTGCCGTCGCTTTCTCGACACGCTTCATCAGGAGCTCGGCTTGTCCGATCTGCTCGTGCTGAGCACCTGCAACCGTACCGAAATCTACTACGCCGCCGACCGCGACCAGAGCCCCGCCATCATCGAGGCGCTGGGCAACCTGAAGGGCGTGGCCGATATGGGCGCTTACTACGAGTACTTCAACCTCTACAACACCGCCGACGAAGCCGCGCAGCACCTCTTCGAGGTAGCCATGGGCCTCGATGCGCAAGTGGTTGGCGACCTGCAGATTGCCAACCAGGTGAAAACGGCTTACCAGTGGTCGGCCGACGCCGATGCGGCCGGGCCTTTCCTGCACCGCATCATGCACTCGGTGTTCTTCACCAACAAGCGCGTGCAGCAGGAAACCTCCTTCCGCGACGGGGCCGCCTCTACCTCCTACGCGGCCGTGGAGCTGGTAGAAGAACTAACCACCGACTTTGCCAGCCCCCGTGTGCTGGTGGTGGGCCTAGGTGAGATTGGCGCCGATGTGTGCCGCCACCTCACCAACAACAAGTCGTTTGCCGATGTAACCATCTGCAACCGCACCCGCGCCAAAGCCGAGTTGCTGGCCGAGGAGTGCGAAGGCCTGAAGGTTATCGACTTTGAAAACCTGGCCGAGGCATTGCAGGAAGCCGACGTGGTTATTTCCTCCATTGCCCGCGACACGCCGTATTTCACGGCCGAGATGGTAAGCCGCCTGGAGGTGCTCAGCTACAAGTTCTTCATCGACCTGTCGGTGCCGCGCAGCATCGAGCCCGAGGTGGAGGAAGTGCCCGGCATTCTGCTCTACAACATCGACGCCATTCAGGGCCGTGCTTCGGAAGCCCTCAACCGCCGCCTGGCCGCCGTGCCGCAGGTGCGCGCCATCATTGCCGACAGCATTGCCGGCCTCGACGAATGGAGCCGCGAAATGATGGTGTCGCCGGTGATTCAGAAAATAAAAGGCGCGCTGGAGCAGTTGCGCCAGGAAGAGCTCGACCGTTACCAGAAGAAAGTATCGGCCGAAGAAGCCAAGCGCCTCGACGACGTCACGAAGTCGCTGATGCAGAAAATCCTGAAGCAGCACGTGCTGCAGCTGAAAGCCGCCTGCAAGCGCGACGACGCCGACCAGATGATCGACGTGCTCAACGACCTCTTCGACCTGGAGCGCCAGCAAGCCACTGCCTAG
- a CDS encoding carboxypeptidase-like regulatory domain-containing protein, whose translation MESVSLLHLLAVFTQQLPMILPSAQLTVSKPCQENWSQMVAAKDGRYCAACEKVVIDFTQQTDAEIIAYLRQHSGLACGRFKASQLNRPLRVGKTSGTWRKWLAAAATIWGLREIAPDAAVAQRIPAVQQPLQPAQDAKSAAKATAPIWLRGVMLDSATLAPIPGATVLVKGTTRGVSTDAEGRYNIDVEGLSTPLTLTFASVGYYSEERIVRNTGAAIPDLVMRTDLAQLNDIVVVGGCGVVRPWWHPLRWYSTLRIKARNLVSR comes from the coding sequence ATGGAATCAGTGAGCTTGCTGCATCTATTAGCGGTGTTTACTCAGCAACTGCCAATGATCCTCCCTTCTGCACAGCTTACCGTTTCCAAACCCTGCCAAGAGAACTGGAGCCAGATGGTCGCGGCTAAAGACGGCCGCTATTGCGCTGCATGTGAAAAAGTTGTTATCGACTTCACCCAGCAAACGGATGCCGAGATTATAGCCTATTTACGCCAGCACTCCGGCCTAGCATGCGGCCGTTTTAAAGCATCACAGCTCAACCGGCCACTTCGCGTCGGCAAAACGAGTGGTACATGGCGCAAATGGCTGGCAGCGGCCGCCACTATTTGGGGGTTGCGCGAAATAGCTCCTGATGCGGCTGTAGCCCAACGCATACCAGCTGTGCAACAGCCGCTGCAGCCCGCACAGGACGCTAAATCAGCAGCAAAGGCAACTGCTCCTATTTGGTTACGCGGCGTTATGCTCGATTCAGCTACACTTGCGCCTATACCCGGTGCCACAGTTTTGGTGAAAGGCACCACCCGAGGTGTTTCGACGGACGCAGAAGGGCGCTACAACATTGACGTTGAAGGCTTATCAACTCCGCTGACGTTAACCTTTGCATCCGTCGGATATTATTCGGAGGAGCGAATAGTTCGGAATACTGGCGCCGCCATACCCGATCTGGTAATGCGCACTGACCTTGCGCAACTGAACGACATCGTAGTAGTTGGCGGCTGTGGGGTTGTTCGCCCTTGGTGGCATCCGCTGCGTTGGTACAGCACCCTACGCATCAAGGCACGTAACCTCGTTAGCCGCTGA
- a CDS encoding lipocalin-like domain-containing protein has product MNKLLPAAALLLTLLSPACSLKPTTKHDVFNQQAQLPQEEAVHPRNSLEWWYFTGHLRDSLSGHTYGLEYVFFHFNPTGKKDHLMVNVALTDPQQKNFRYDYKWSGLAKELPATLPLNLHLQKKDQTWTLRGQEGKYQLQADMVSHPGFGLNLTTQPTKPVLLHGGTGYENYGNIASAGYYSYPRLDARGTITLGGQARPVSGELWYDRQWNCGSVTRKDIGWDWFSIQLSEPREELMLYTVYNKNTGQYLGGGSHNSATNENTHLGEQDFQLETLAWWRSPKTGLRYPAKWRVRVPSQGYDLLIEPVMNDQELVLKLIAGIKLPYWEGMCRVTGTHRGKPVSGNSYVEITNRKEPRRAGGAAAEAAEGAAQ; this is encoded by the coding sequence ATGAATAAGCTGCTCCCGGCCGCCGCCTTGCTGCTGACGCTGCTCAGCCCCGCCTGTTCGCTCAAGCCCACCACCAAGCACGACGTATTTAACCAGCAGGCCCAGTTGCCGCAGGAAGAAGCCGTGCACCCGCGCAACTCCCTGGAGTGGTGGTACTTTACGGGCCACCTGCGCGATTCGCTTTCGGGCCACACCTATGGGCTGGAGTATGTGTTCTTCCACTTCAACCCCACGGGCAAAAAGGACCACCTGATGGTGAACGTGGCCCTGACCGACCCGCAGCAGAAAAACTTCCGGTACGATTACAAGTGGAGCGGCCTGGCCAAGGAGTTGCCCGCCACCCTCCCGCTGAACCTGCACCTGCAGAAAAAAGACCAGACCTGGACGCTGCGCGGCCAAGAGGGCAAGTACCAGCTGCAGGCCGACATGGTAAGCCACCCCGGCTTTGGGCTGAATCTGACTACCCAGCCCACCAAACCCGTGCTGCTACACGGCGGCACCGGCTACGAGAACTACGGCAACATTGCCTCGGCGGGCTATTACAGCTACCCGCGCCTCGATGCCCGCGGCACCATCACCCTAGGTGGCCAAGCCCGCCCGGTATCGGGGGAGCTGTGGTACGACCGGCAGTGGAACTGCGGCTCCGTAACGCGCAAAGACATCGGTTGGGACTGGTTTAGTATTCAGCTCAGCGAACCGCGCGAGGAGCTGATGCTGTACACCGTGTACAACAAAAACACCGGCCAGTACCTAGGGGGCGGTTCGCACAACTCCGCTACCAATGAGAACACCCACCTCGGCGAACAAGATTTTCAGCTGGAAACCCTGGCGTGGTGGCGCAGCCCCAAAACCGGCCTGCGCTACCCCGCCAAGTGGCGCGTACGCGTGCCCAGCCAGGGCTACGACTTGCTGATAGAGCCCGTGATGAACGACCAGGAGCTGGTGCTAAAGCTGATTGCCGGCATTAAGCTGCCCTACTGGGAAGGCATGTGCCGCGTAACGGGCACGCACCGCGGCAAGCCCGTAAGCGGCAACAGCTACGTCGAAATTACCAACCGCAAGGAGCCGCGCCGCGCCGGTGGTGCCGCCGCCGAAGCTGCCGAAGGCGCCGCGCAGTAA
- a CDS encoding ArsR/SmtB family transcription factor, which yields MKPLLSRVESKKVDKAAAMLKVLAHPKRLAIVDLLGKEDKMTVTEIYRTLGLPQAIASQHLITLKDRGILSSFKVGTKIYYSLSIPKLLDVIDTLEGCCDTM from the coding sequence ATGAAACCACTGCTTTCGCGCGTAGAATCCAAGAAAGTGGATAAGGCTGCCGCGATGCTCAAAGTGCTGGCTCACCCCAAGCGTTTGGCCATCGTTGACCTGCTCGGCAAAGAAGATAAAATGACCGTGACGGAAATCTACCGCACGCTCGGATTACCCCAAGCCATAGCTTCTCAGCACCTTATCACACTCAAAGACCGCGGCATCTTATCGTCGTTCAAGGTCGGTACCAAAATCTATTACTCCCTGTCCATTCCCAAACTGCTCGACGTGATTGACACGCTCGAGGGGTGCTGCGATACGATGTAA